The following are encoded together in the Mammaliicoccus vitulinus genome:
- a CDS encoding aminoacyltransferase — translation MKFTNLTTGEFEAFTNKMPYTHFTQTVGNYELKTSEGTSTHLVGVKDEQGEVQAACLLTSVPVMKKFNYFYSNRGPVMDYDRKDLVDFFFKEIVTYLKGYNGLFFRMDPYLPYQLRDHDGNIKQSFNRDGLIDQFESLGYEHQGFTTGFHPIHQIRWHSVLDLEGMDEKTLIKNMDSLRKRNTKKVQKNGVKVRFLSEDEMPIFRQFMEDTTEKKDFHDRGDDFYYNRIKYFENVKIPLAYIDFETYIPQLEKDHELYNKDIAKAEKDLEKKPDNQKTINKIDNLKQQREANETKLEEALQLRKEHGDTLPIAAGFFIINPFEVVYYAGGSSNEYRHFAGSYAIQWEMIKYALENNIDRYNFYGISGDFSEDAPDVGVIKFKKGYNADVYEYIGDFVKPINKPAYKAYTTIKKVLKK, via the coding sequence ATGAAATTTACAAATTTAACGACAGGTGAATTTGAAGCTTTTACTAATAAGATGCCATATACGCATTTCACACAAACTGTAGGGAATTATGAATTAAAAACATCAGAAGGTACTTCGACGCATTTAGTAGGTGTTAAAGATGAGCAAGGTGAAGTACAAGCTGCATGTCTATTAACAAGTGTTCCAGTTATGAAAAAATTTAATTACTTTTACTCGAATAGAGGACCAGTAATGGATTATGATCGTAAAGACCTGGTAGACTTTTTCTTCAAAGAAATTGTTACATACTTAAAAGGTTATAATGGTTTGTTCTTTAGAATGGATCCTTACTTGCCATATCAACTAAGAGACCACGACGGTAATATTAAACAATCATTTAATCGTGATGGTTTAATTGATCAATTCGAATCGTTAGGTTATGAACATCAAGGTTTCACAACTGGTTTCCACCCAATTCATCAAATTAGATGGCATTCAGTACTTGATTTAGAAGGCATGGATGAAAAGACACTCATTAAAAATATGGACAGTTTAAGAAAGCGTAATACTAAAAAAGTTCAAAAAAATGGGGTTAAAGTACGTTTCTTATCAGAAGATGAAATGCCTATTTTCCGTCAATTTATGGAAGATACAACTGAGAAAAAAGATTTCCATGATCGTGGAGACGACTTCTACTATAATAGAATAAAGTATTTTGAAAATGTTAAAATACCTTTAGCATATATAGACTTTGAAACTTATATTCCTCAACTGGAAAAAGACCACGAACTATATAACAAAGATATTGCTAAAGCAGAAAAAGATTTAGAAAAGAAACCTGATAACCAAAAGACAATTAATAAAATCGACAATCTGAAACAACAAAGAGAAGCAAATGAAACTAAGCTTGAAGAAGCGCTACAATTAAGAAAAGAGCATGGTGATACGTTACCAATAGCTGCAGGTTTCTTCATTATAAATCCATTTGAAGTTGTATATTATGCAGGTGGATCTTCTAATGAATATCGTCATTTTGCAGGTAGTTATGCTATTCAATGGGAAATGATTAAGTATGCTTTAGAAAATAATATTGATCGTTACAATTTCTATGGTATTAGCGGTGACTTTTCTGAAGATGCGCCAGATGTAGGTGTTATTAAATTTAAAAAAGGTTATAACGCAGATGTTTATGAATATATTGGAGATTTTGTTAAACCAATTAATAAACCAGCGTACAAAGCATATACAACGATAAAAAAAGTTTTAAAAAAATAA
- a CDS encoding anthranilate synthase component I produces the protein MIIKFKKLNADITPETLAQIKNKKMILESASTDQMKGRFSIVAFDAVGKVKLYDDYFQILINGEEQIKKETPYESLETFINEMKVEDTPEALNHLPFISGMIGYCSFDLIRYQNKLLQQIEVKSEIPDASFNLVESAYIFDHFKEELFIITSNLFSGKNEEQIDSELDNMINNLKNVSLFQNKIEHHQRGALETNITEEDFMKEVEHYKSLISKGDMFQVVPSRIYKYKHYFEQENSENLKLQIYKNLKRQNPSPYMYYIDDDDRTIIGSSPESFIKKEGEVITTNPIAGTNKRGQSEEEDKQNEIALLTDEKELAEHRMLVDLGRNDLNMIAQTGSVFMPKLMTIERFEHVMHIVTIVEGKIKPEVTPLQMITALLPAGTVSGAPKTRAITRIYESRKQKRGIYAGGVGYINCNHDLDFALTIRTMVVDKEYVNVEAGCGVVYDSDPKKELKETMIKAKSLLEVSP, from the coding sequence ATGATTATTAAATTCAAAAAATTAAATGCTGATATTACGCCAGAAACTTTAGCTCAAATTAAAAATAAAAAGATGATTTTAGAAAGTGCAAGTACAGATCAAATGAAAGGTAGATTTTCTATAGTTGCATTTGATGCAGTTGGAAAAGTTAAATTATATGATGATTACTTTCAAATACTGATAAATGGTGAAGAACAAATTAAAAAAGAAACACCATATGAATCTTTAGAAACTTTTATAAACGAAATGAAAGTTGAAGATACACCAGAAGCACTTAACCATTTACCTTTTATTTCTGGAATGATTGGATATTGTAGCTTTGATTTAATAAGGTATCAAAATAAATTATTACAGCAAATAGAAGTGAAGTCGGAGATACCTGATGCTTCGTTCAACTTAGTTGAATCTGCTTACATTTTTGACCATTTTAAAGAAGAACTTTTCATTATCACTTCAAATTTATTTAGTGGGAAAAATGAAGAACAAATCGATTCAGAACTTGATAACATGATCAATAATCTAAAAAATGTATCGCTATTTCAAAATAAAATTGAACATCATCAAAGAGGCGCGTTAGAAACTAATATAACTGAAGAAGATTTTATGAAAGAAGTTGAACATTATAAATCATTGATTAGTAAAGGTGACATGTTCCAAGTTGTCCCTTCAAGAATTTATAAATATAAACATTATTTTGAACAAGAAAATAGTGAGAATTTAAAACTTCAAATTTATAAAAATTTAAAAAGACAAAATCCAAGTCCTTATATGTACTATATAGACGACGATGATAGAACGATTATTGGATCATCACCAGAAAGCTTTATAAAAAAAGAAGGTGAAGTCATTACAACAAATCCGATAGCAGGTACGAATAAACGTGGACAATCAGAAGAAGAAGATAAACAAAATGAAATCGCATTATTAACAGATGAGAAAGAGTTAGCAGAGCACCGCATGCTTGTAGATTTAGGTAGAAACGACTTGAATATGATTGCTCAAACGGGTTCCGTATTTATGCCAAAGCTCATGACGATTGAAAGGTTTGAACATGTGATGCATATCGTTACAATCGTCGAAGGTAAAATTAAGCCAGAAGTAACACCGCTTCAAATGATAACAGCATTATTACCAGCAGGTACTGTATCTGGTGCACCTAAGACTAGAGCTATCACGAGAATTTATGAAAGCAGAAAACAAAAACGTGGTATTTATGCAGGTGGTGTTGGTTACATTAACTGTAATCATGATTTAGATTTTGCATTAACGATCAGAACGATGGTCGTTGATAAAGAATACGTTAATGTCGAAGCTGGGTGTGGCGTGGTTTATGATTCAGACCCGAAAAAAGAATTAAAAGAAACGATGATAAAAGCTAAAAGTTTATTGGAGGTATCGCCATGA
- the trpA gene encoding tryptophan synthase subunit alpha: MNKLFIPYIMGNKDFIKSVKLMDEHGADYIEIGLPFSDPVADGPTIMKAGQEAIKQGMSVNKIIDQLIQHKNDINTPYLFMTYYNLVDSYGVEQFIERIAEANVYGLIIPDLPFELGERFKEKLKPKGIKLISLIAMTSSDERIKKIAEHAEGFIYTVTMNATTGDGRGFHEGLKDKIQFIQQHANVPVVCGFGIKTVENAQEIKSFSDGVVIGSEIVKRLENDATEQTVDYLKSIRTALDED, encoded by the coding sequence ATGAATAAACTTTTTATACCTTATATAATGGGGAATAAAGATTTTATAAAATCTGTGAAGTTAATGGATGAACATGGCGCAGATTATATTGAAATTGGTTTGCCATTCTCTGATCCTGTCGCCGATGGTCCAACAATTATGAAAGCAGGACAAGAAGCTATTAAACAAGGTATGTCAGTCAATAAAATTATAGATCAATTGATTCAACATAAAAACGATATCAACACACCTTATTTATTTATGACATACTACAATTTGGTTGATTCATACGGTGTTGAACAATTCATAGAAAGAATTGCTGAAGCAAATGTTTATGGATTAATTATTCCTGATTTACCTTTTGAATTAGGTGAACGTTTTAAAGAGAAGTTAAAGCCTAAAGGTATTAAATTAATTTCATTAATCGCTATGACTTCTAGTGATGAAAGAATTAAAAAAATTGCAGAGCATGCTGAAGGTTTTATTTATACAGTTACGATGAATGCCACTACTGGTGACGGAAGAGGTTTCCATGAAGGCTTAAAAGATAAAATACAATTCATTCAACAACATGCAAATGTGCCAGTCGTTTGTGGTTTCGGTATTAAAACAGTGGAAAATGCTCAAGAAATCAAATCATTTAGTGATGGTGTCGTCATCGGTAGTGAAATTGTCAAACGATTAGAGAATGATGCCACCGAACAAACTGTAGATTATTTAAAATCCATTAGAACAGCACTAGATGAAGATTAA
- a CDS encoding anthranilate synthase component II — protein MILVIDNYDSFTYNLVDLIKQFEEVVIYHPDEAPLNLEIDGLVISPGPGHPEDTDDLRKIIDAYKDKPILGICLGAQALTTYYGGKVIVGKEVKHGKVDQINLIDSSILYEACEQHFKIMRYHSLISDEATFPSCLKVTGRTIDAIQSFEHINKPHFGIQYHPESFASEYGREIIKAFINTMTEGANNEHFKTTHSIS, from the coding sequence ATGATATTAGTAATCGATAATTATGATTCATTCACTTATAACTTAGTTGACTTAATTAAACAATTTGAAGAAGTCGTCATTTATCACCCAGATGAAGCGCCTTTGAATTTAGAAATTGATGGGCTCGTCATATCTCCTGGGCCTGGTCATCCAGAAGATACGGATGATTTAAGAAAAATCATCGATGCATATAAAGATAAACCGATTTTAGGCATCTGTTTAGGTGCTCAAGCACTGACGACATACTATGGTGGAAAAGTCATAGTGGGTAAAGAGGTAAAGCATGGCAAAGTTGATCAAATCAATTTGATAGATTCATCTATATTATATGAAGCATGTGAACAGCATTTTAAAATTATGAGATATCACTCATTAATAAGTGACGAAGCAACTTTTCCAAGCTGCTTAAAAGTTACCGGAAGAACAATCGATGCCATTCAATCATTTGAACATATAAACAAACCACATTTCGGAATACAGTATCATCCTGAATCATTTGCTTCTGAATATGGTCGTGAAATTATAAAAGCATTTATAAATACTATGACGGAGGGTGCAAACAATGAACACTTTAAAACAACTCATTCAATATCGTAA
- a CDS encoding aminoacyltransferase translates to MKFTELTVTEYDDFVSDSQYESHYFQVKENIKTRENDGFQVVLLGIKDENNQVVAASLFSKIPTLGSYVYYSNRGPVMDYSNLDLVEYYFKALEKYLKQHQCLYVKVDPYWIYNIYDKDIKQIKEDGANDEIINLIKSLGYNHHGFTTKYDPSSQVRWMGVLNLKDKTLAEVKKGFDSQRKRNVNKAHNYGVKVRFLERDELDIFFKLYRETEERAGFISKTDEYFLNFIDTYGSKALVPLAYIDLNEYIKTTQESLNDLETRRDQMMAKENKSEKQLKKIAETDRQIDHAQKELLETSELIKTDGEVLNLAAGVFFENAYEINYFSGGSSEKYNHYMGPYMMHWHMINYCFENGFERYNFYGLSGDFTENSEDYGVYRFKRGFDVQIEELIGDFYKPINKKKYFLYNTLQKVRSKIKK, encoded by the coding sequence ATGAAATTTACAGAATTAACGGTTACTGAATATGATGATTTCGTATCTGATAGTCAATACGAAAGTCACTACTTTCAAGTGAAAGAAAACATCAAGACTAGGGAAAATGATGGTTTTCAAGTTGTATTATTAGGTATTAAAGATGAAAATAATCAAGTAGTAGCAGCAAGTTTATTCTCAAAAATACCAACATTAGGTAGTTATGTATATTATTCAAATCGTGGTCCGGTAATGGATTATAGTAATCTAGATTTAGTAGAATATTATTTTAAAGCACTTGAAAAATATTTAAAACAACATCAATGTTTATACGTTAAAGTAGACCCATATTGGATTTACAACATTTATGATAAAGATATTAAACAAATTAAAGAAGACGGTGCCAACGATGAAATTATCAACCTTATTAAGTCATTAGGGTATAATCATCACGGCTTTACAACAAAATACGATCCATCAAGCCAAGTAAGATGGATGGGCGTATTAAACTTAAAAGATAAAACGTTAGCTGAAGTTAAAAAAGGCTTTGATAGTCAACGTAAACGTAATGTTAATAAAGCGCATAATTACGGCGTTAAAGTGCGTTTCCTTGAAAGAGATGAACTAGATATATTCTTTAAACTGTATAGAGAAACAGAAGAAAGAGCAGGATTCATTTCAAAAACAGATGAATACTTCTTAAACTTTATCGATACATATGGTTCTAAAGCACTTGTACCTTTAGCATATATCGATTTAAACGAATATATTAAGACAACACAAGAAAGCTTAAATGACTTAGAAACAAGACGCGATCAAATGATGGCAAAAGAAAATAAATCAGAAAAACAACTTAAAAAAATAGCTGAGACAGATAGACAAATTGATCATGCACAAAAAGAATTACTAGAAACAAGTGAACTGATTAAAACTGACGGTGAAGTATTAAACTTAGCAGCAGGTGTATTCTTTGAGAATGCATATGAAATTAATTACTTCTCAGGTGGATCTAGTGAAAAATATAATCACTATATGGGACCATATATGATGCATTGGCATATGATTAACTACTGTTTCGAAAATGGTTTTGAAAGATATAACTTCTACGGATTATCTGGAGACTTCACAGAAAATAGTGAAGACTATGGTGTATATCGATTTAAACGAGGATTTGATGTACAAATAGAAGAATTAATTGGTGACTTCTATAAACCAATCAATAA
- the trpC gene encoding indole-3-glycerol phosphate synthase TrpC yields the protein MTILDEIVEYKKHLLDENYYEQKLEALDKVDVQHKTSFLSRVKNDHQLNIIAELKAKSPTVSDIPKRDMATQIKLYEQHGASAISILTDEKYFDGSYERLQILTTKTTLPVLCKDFIIDKRQIDLAYHVGASIVLLIVNILTKEELKSLYDYAISKGLEVLVEVHDKAELAVAHEIDAALIGVNNRDLKRFVTDVKHTNEILKSIKPGVTYISESGIRTLEDVESIIDSGIDGALIGESLMKHPNLEVFLPSLRLKKQGDQHVH from the coding sequence ATGACAATATTGGATGAAATCGTTGAATATAAAAAACATTTACTTGATGAAAATTATTATGAACAAAAATTAGAGGCATTAGATAAAGTCGATGTTCAGCATAAAACGTCATTTTTAAGTCGCGTGAAAAATGATCATCAATTAAACATCATTGCAGAATTAAAAGCGAAAAGTCCAACCGTATCCGATATTCCTAAAAGAGATATGGCTACACAAATAAAGCTTTATGAACAACATGGTGCTTCTGCTATATCTATATTAACGGATGAAAAATATTTTGATGGTAGTTATGAACGACTACAAATTTTAACGACAAAAACAACGTTACCAGTATTATGTAAAGATTTTATAATTGATAAAAGACAAATTGATTTAGCATATCACGTTGGTGCTTCAATCGTATTGTTAATTGTTAATATATTAACGAAAGAGGAACTTAAAAGCTTATACGACTATGCAATCAGTAAAGGTTTAGAAGTTCTTGTTGAAGTTCATGATAAAGCTGAATTAGCTGTTGCACACGAAATTGACGCAGCATTAATTGGTGTGAATAATAGAGATTTAAAACGCTTTGTAACAGATGTTAAACATACAAATGAAATATTAAAGTCGATTAAACCTGGTGTCACATATATATCAGAAAGTGGCATTCGTACATTAGAAGATGTAGAAAGTATTATCGACAGTGGAATAGATGGTGCACTAATTGGTGAATCTCTTATGAAACATCCAAATTTAGAGGTGTTTTTACCAAGTTTAAGATTGAAAAAACAAGGTGACCAACATGTTCATTAA
- the trpB gene encoding tryptophan synthase subunit beta encodes MNKNIQLEADDLGFFGEFGGQYVPETLMPAVQELNDTYQTLKDDPEFHKTLNGYLKDYVGRETPLTYAKRYTEELGGAKIYLKREDLNHTGAHKINNALGQALIAQKMGKRKLVAETGAGQHGVASATIAALFDMELIVFMGEEDIERQALNVFRMELLGAKVVPVTDGQGTLSDAVNKALQYWVSNVEDTHYLLGSALGPHPFPTIVRDLQSVIGKEIKQQILEKESRLPDAIVACIGGGSNAIGTFYPFVNDETVKLYGVEAAGEGVDTSKHALAINKGKPGVLHGSRMYLIQDDNGQIELAHSISAGLDYPGVGPEHSYYNQIGRVEYPNASDKEAMDALIKFTQLEGIIPAIESAHALSYVEKLAPTMGKDEIIVVTVSGRGDKDMETIRKYMQGEEGNEHE; translated from the coding sequence GTGAATAAGAATATACAATTAGAAGCAGATGATTTAGGTTTCTTCGGTGAATTCGGTGGACAATATGTACCAGAAACATTAATGCCTGCTGTACAAGAACTCAATGACACATATCAAACATTAAAAGATGATCCAGAATTTCATAAAACGTTAAATGGTTATTTAAAAGACTATGTAGGTAGAGAAACACCATTAACATATGCTAAACGTTATACTGAAGAACTGGGTGGCGCTAAAATTTATTTAAAACGTGAAGATTTAAATCATACTGGCGCACATAAGATAAACAATGCATTAGGACAAGCGCTCATTGCTCAAAAAATGGGTAAACGCAAACTTGTTGCAGAGACAGGTGCTGGTCAACATGGTGTGGCGAGTGCAACTATTGCTGCGCTATTTGATATGGAATTGATTGTATTTATGGGCGAGGAAGATATTGAACGACAAGCTTTAAATGTATTTAGAATGGAATTGTTAGGTGCTAAAGTTGTTCCTGTAACAGATGGACAAGGAACACTGTCTGATGCCGTAAATAAAGCATTACAATATTGGGTATCAAATGTAGAAGATACACATTACTTACTAGGTTCTGCACTTGGACCACATCCGTTCCCTACAATCGTTAGAGACTTACAAAGCGTTATCGGAAAAGAAATTAAACAACAAATTTTAGAAAAAGAATCTCGTTTACCAGACGCTATTGTTGCTTGTATCGGAGGGGGTTCTAATGCTATTGGAACGTTCTATCCATTTGTTAATGATGAAACTGTTAAATTATACGGTGTAGAAGCTGCTGGTGAAGGTGTAGATACATCGAAACATGCACTTGCAATAAATAAAGGGAAACCTGGTGTGTTGCACGGTTCTAGAATGTATTTAATTCAAGATGATAATGGTCAAATTGAACTTGCGCATTCTATTTCAGCTGGGTTAGATTATCCTGGTGTCGGACCAGAACATAGTTATTACAATCAAATAGGTAGAGTAGAGTATCCAAACGCAAGTGATAAAGAAGCAATGGATGCCCTCATTAAATTCACACAATTAGAAGGCATTATACCTGCAATTGAAAGTGCACATGCATTAAGTTATGTTGAGAAATTAGCCCCGACTATGGGTAAAGACGAAATTATAGTTGTGACAGTCTCTGGAAGAGGAGATAAAGATATGGAAACAATAAGAAAATATATGCAAGGTGAGGAGGGGAATGAACATGAATAA
- a CDS encoding type 1 glutamine amidotransferase domain-containing protein: MSKKVLIVVTNASQFKDGKPTGLWLEEAAIPYKVFIKNGLEVDFASVTGGSVPIDPNSTQNDETKEYHDVLEKLQQTYSIRDIVFENYEGIFLPGGHGTVFDFPNNADLEDMLAYYRNNDKVIGAVCHGPSAFVGAKLPDGNYLVKDVKLTAFTDSEEKAMDLEEDVPFLLQTQLEQQGARFVKGADFESHTVTDGKFVTGQNPNSSQEVAEKFVNVIK, translated from the coding sequence ATGAGCAAAAAAGTTCTCATAGTTGTTACAAATGCATCTCAATTTAAAGATGGTAAACCGACTGGGTTATGGCTAGAAGAAGCAGCAATTCCTTACAAAGTATTCATTAAAAATGGATTAGAAGTAGACTTTGCATCTGTTACAGGTGGTAGTGTACCGATTGATCCTAATTCAACTCAAAATGATGAAACTAAAGAATACCATGATGTGTTAGAAAAATTACAACAAACATACAGTATTAGAGATATCGTATTTGAAAATTATGAAGGCATCTTTTTACCAGGTGGACATGGTACGGTGTTTGATTTTCCAAATAACGCAGACTTAGAAGATATGTTAGCTTATTATAGAAATAATGATAAAGTAATTGGTGCTGTTTGCCATGGTCCTAGTGCGTTTGTAGGCGCAAAACTTCCTGATGGAAATTATTTAGTTAAAGACGTTAAATTAACAGCATTTACAGATAGTGAAGAAAAAGCAATGGATCTTGAAGAAGATGTACCATTCTTACTTCAAACACAATTAGAGCAACAAGGTGCTAGATTTGTGAAAGGTGCTGACTTTGAATCTCATACAGTGACTGATGGGAAATTCGTAACGGGTCAAAATCCTAATTCGAGTCAAGAAGTTGCTGAAAAATTTGTTAATGTCATAAAATAA
- a CDS encoding M42 family metallopeptidase, whose translation MTINVNETIETIKELVHINSPSGFADPAIEYCKKIAESLNYDTSVTHKGGLFIHVPGKNDDQQRLITAHVDTLGAIVKDINQDGRLKLDLIGGFSWNAIEGEYCTITTQSGKEISGTICLHETSVHVYKNNTEIPRNADHMEVRVDEKTFNAEDTRALGIEIGDAVSFEPRFVHTESGFVKSRHLDDKASVAMILQFLKYLKEENIELPHTTQFYISNNEEIGYGANSSIPENVVEFIAFDMGALGDGQASDEYTVSICVKDASGPYHVGLRNHFVELCKENDIKYKLDIYPYYGSDASAALHAGADIRHGLFGAGIESSHALERTHEDSILESEKLLRAYCLSNINS comes from the coding sequence ATGACAATTAATGTAAATGAAACGATAGAAACCATTAAAGAGCTCGTGCATATTAATAGTCCATCAGGCTTTGCAGATCCAGCAATTGAATACTGTAAAAAAATAGCTGAATCTTTAAATTATGATACGAGTGTAACACATAAAGGTGGATTATTTATTCATGTTCCAGGAAAAAATGATGACCAACAACGTCTTATTACAGCACATGTTGACACTCTCGGAGCAATCGTTAAAGATATTAATCAAGACGGCAGACTAAAATTAGACTTAATCGGTGGATTTAGCTGGAATGCGATTGAAGGGGAGTATTGTACTATTACGACTCAAAGTGGCAAAGAGATTTCAGGTACTATTTGCTTACATGAGACAAGTGTTCATGTTTATAAAAATAATACTGAAATTCCTAGAAATGCTGATCATATGGAAGTGCGCGTTGATGAAAAGACATTTAATGCTGAAGATACTAGAGCGTTAGGTATAGAAATCGGAGATGCAGTAAGCTTCGAACCGAGATTTGTGCATACGGAATCAGGATTTGTGAAATCACGTCATCTAGACGACAAAGCAAGTGTAGCTATGATTCTGCAATTTTTAAAATATCTTAAAGAAGAAAATATTGAATTGCCACATACAACTCAATTTTATATTTCTAATAATGAGGAAATTGGCTATGGTGCAAATTCAAGTATTCCTGAAAATGTTGTAGAATTTATCGCTTTTGATATGGGTGCATTAGGAGACGGTCAAGCTTCAGATGAATACACTGTCTCAATTTGTGTAAAAGATGCTTCAGGACCATATCATGTTGGCTTAAGAAATCATTTTGTTGAATTATGTAAAGAAAATGATATTAAGTATAAATTAGATATTTATCCTTATTATGGTTCAGATGCTTCTGCAGCTTTACATGCTGGTGCCGATATTAGACATGGTCTATTTGGTGCAGGTATTGAATCATCACATGCATTAGAACGTACACATGAAGATTCAATATTGGAAAGTGAAAAATTATTAAGAGCTTATTGTTTATCAAATATTAATAGTTAA
- a CDS encoding phosphoribosylanthranilate isomerase — MFIKCCGFQDEATIETAVHNKVDAIGFITFPKSKRYVTIEDIGTLSERIPNYIDIVAVVVNLSFAEIERLVEQTSINTIQFHGDETIDFIKQIKGKYPHIKIYKALPANDSLFNNIKTFQDDVDLFLIDTPSKNYGGTGKSYDWSLLNEIKDISYLIAGGINVDKIKQIEQLNLNNAGYDISSGIETNGQKDHNKIETLLTYVKG, encoded by the coding sequence ATGTTCATTAAATGTTGTGGTTTCCAAGATGAAGCTACTATAGAAACGGCAGTTCATAATAAAGTTGATGCTATTGGTTTTATTACTTTTCCTAAAAGTAAACGCTATGTCACTATAGAAGACATTGGGACATTAAGTGAACGTATTCCTAACTATATAGATATTGTAGCTGTTGTTGTGAATTTATCTTTTGCAGAAATTGAAAGATTAGTAGAACAAACATCTATTAATACAATTCAATTTCACGGAGATGAAACAATCGATTTTATTAAACAAATAAAAGGGAAATACCCACACATCAAAATTTATAAAGCATTGCCTGCTAATGACTCATTATTCAATAATATTAAAACGTTTCAAGATGACGTTGATTTGTTTTTAATCGATACACCTTCTAAAAATTATGGAGGGACAGGTAAATCATATGATTGGTCCCTTTTAAATGAAATAAAAGATATTTCTTATTTAATAGCTGGTGGTATCAATGTCGATAAAATTAAGCAAATAGAACAATTGAATTTAAACAACGCTGGCTATGATATATCAAGTGGAATAGAAACGAATGGTCAAAAAGATCATAATAAAATAGAAACATTATTAACATATGTAAAGGGATGA
- the trpD gene encoding anthranilate phosphoribosyltransferase, which yields MNTLKQLIQYRNLTQQEMKNFVDLMMNEQVDVSLKVAHLVALSMKGETSDELSNLTQSLIETTYKDRPYIENSICVCGTGGDHSGSFNISTTASFVVAAAGLKVLKHGNKSITSKTGSIDILSALNIHTTPISEATERVNETHLAFLSATETYPIMKIVQPVRKTIPTPTTFNLLGPMIHPYKLDYQVMGVYDETKLYTIAEALYKLGRKRAIVVHGAGGMDEATLSGDNKIYEISQENGIENYTVNAKDYGLQTASNDALNGGTPEENKEITLNILTGLDQGPKRDVVVLNAALALYVGDKVHTIQEGVTLAEELIDQKVALNILESVGGKVYDNIG from the coding sequence ATGAACACTTTAAAACAACTCATTCAATATCGTAACTTAACACAGCAAGAAATGAAGAACTTTGTAGATCTTATGATGAACGAACAAGTAGATGTTTCATTGAAAGTTGCACATTTGGTTGCTTTAAGTATGAAAGGTGAAACATCAGATGAATTGTCTAATTTAACACAAAGTTTAATTGAGACAACATACAAAGATAGACCTTATATAGAAAATAGTATTTGTGTTTGTGGTACTGGTGGAGATCATTCTGGTAGTTTTAATATTTCTACAACCGCTTCTTTCGTAGTTGCAGCAGCTGGTTTAAAAGTATTGAAACATGGCAATAAAAGCATCACTTCTAAAACAGGAAGCATTGATATTCTATCAGCTTTAAATATCCATACAACACCTATTAGTGAAGCTACTGAAAGAGTAAACGAAACGCATTTAGCGTTTTTAAGTGCAACAGAAACTTATCCAATCATGAAAATTGTACAGCCAGTTAGAAAAACAATTCCAACACCTACAACATTTAATTTATTAGGTCCAATGATTCATCCATATAAATTAGATTATCAAGTCATGGGTGTGTATGACGAGACTAAACTTTATACAATTGCAGAAGCATTGTATAAACTTGGTCGTAAGCGTGCGATTGTAGTCCATGGTGCAGGTGGCATGGATGAAGCTACACTTTCAGGCGACAATAAAATATATGAAATTTCTCAAGAAAACGGAATTGAAAATTATACGGTCAATGCAAAAGATTATGGCCTTCAAACTGCAAGTAATGATGCTTTAAATGGAGGTACACCTGAAGAAAATAAAGAAATTACGTTAAATATTTTAACTGGTCTCGATCAAGGACCTAAAAGAGATGTTGTAGTTTTAAATGCAGCATTAGCATTATATGTAGGCGATAAAGTACATACCATCCAAGAAGGTGTTACTTTAGCAGAAGAATTGATTGATCAAAAAGTAGCGTTAAATATATTAGAATCTGTAGGAGGAAAAGTTTATGACAATATTGGATGA